A region from the Chitinophaga sp. Cy-1792 genome encodes:
- a CDS encoding metallophosphoesterase, producing the protein MSMISRTIAIGDIHGGLKALEQLIAVLKPTASDRLVFLGDYVDGWSESAQVIDYLIRLNQSVNCVFIKGNHDVLCESWLGGQLLKDAWLYGHGASTVKSYAGYSAAQRMVHLDFFRSMSYFFTDEQNRLFVHGGFTAADGPAFELLPDILTKDRTLLELAITMNKRVVTHPALMPKKLARFKAIYIGHTPTINYDSFVPIHACNVWDVDTGAGFYGRLTALDIDAEKIYQSTPLPELYPDEPGRNKYPGW; encoded by the coding sequence ATGAGCATGATTTCAAGAACGATAGCGATCGGTGATATCCATGGAGGACTAAAAGCCTTGGAGCAGCTGATCGCTGTGCTGAAACCCACTGCCAGCGACCGGCTGGTATTCCTGGGCGACTATGTGGATGGCTGGTCGGAATCAGCACAGGTAATAGACTACCTGATACGGCTGAACCAGTCGGTCAATTGCGTCTTTATCAAGGGAAATCATGATGTGTTGTGTGAGTCGTGGTTAGGCGGTCAGTTACTAAAGGATGCCTGGTTGTATGGCCATGGCGCTTCCACCGTTAAAAGTTATGCGGGCTATTCTGCTGCACAGCGGATGGTACACCTGGATTTCTTCCGTAGTATGTCCTATTTTTTTACAGATGAGCAGAACAGATTATTTGTGCATGGCGGCTTTACTGCCGCAGACGGGCCGGCGTTTGAATTGTTGCCCGATATCCTGACGAAAGACCGTACCCTCCTGGAACTGGCCATCACTATGAACAAGCGGGTAGTTACGCACCCGGCGTTAATGCCTAAGAAACTGGCGCGCTTTAAGGCCATTTATATCGGGCATACGCCTACCATTAATTACGATTCCTTCGTGCCTATCCATGCCTGCAATGTCTGGGATGTAGATACCGGCGCGGGCTTCTATGGCCGCCTGACCGCGTTGGATATCGATGCAGAAAAAATATATCAATCCACCCCCTTACCGGAGTTATATCCGGATGAACCAGGCCGGAATAAGTACCCGGGCTGGTGA
- a CDS encoding metallophosphoesterase codes for MHIISRTIAIGDIHGGLSALEQVIALLNPLGGDRLIFLGDYVDGWSESAQVIDYLLQLEQSVNCIFIKGNHDVQCELWLSGALPDEEWAEGSGAATIESYAGYSDEQRGKHLDFFRRTRYYFVDEQNRLFVHGGFTADDGPAAEPFPELLTRDRSLLQLAFTLKDMVLDDPAWLPEKMAQFKGIYIGHTPTINYHSFEPVHACNLWDIDTGAGFYGPLTAMDIDTEQVYQSKPLPDLYPDEQGRNSYLEWEEEEAPDEDDFEDF; via the coding sequence ATGCATATAATTTCAAGAACGATAGCCATTGGCGATATACATGGTGGACTGAGCGCACTGGAGCAGGTGATAGCACTATTAAATCCCCTGGGTGGCGACCGCCTGATTTTCCTGGGCGACTATGTTGACGGCTGGTCTGAATCTGCGCAGGTGATAGATTACCTGCTACAGTTAGAGCAGTCGGTTAATTGTATTTTTATCAAAGGTAATCATGATGTTCAGTGTGAACTATGGTTAAGCGGAGCCCTTCCTGACGAGGAATGGGCCGAGGGTAGCGGCGCTGCTACCATTGAAAGCTATGCCGGCTATTCCGATGAACAGCGCGGGAAGCACCTGGATTTCTTCCGCCGTACCCGCTATTATTTTGTAGATGAGCAAAACAGGTTGTTTGTGCATGGCGGCTTTACTGCCGATGATGGCCCTGCCGCCGAACCATTTCCGGAATTGCTCACGCGCGACCGTTCACTGCTGCAACTGGCCTTCACGCTGAAAGATATGGTGCTGGATGACCCTGCATGGCTGCCGGAAAAAATGGCGCAGTTTAAGGGCATCTACATCGGGCATACGCCCACCATCAACTATCATTCCTTTGAGCCGGTTCATGCCTGCAACCTCTGGGATATAGATACCGGCGCTGGCTTCTATGGCCCGCTCACGGCAATGGATATCGACACAGAACAGGTATACCAGTCCAAACCCCTGCCAGACCTATATCCTGACGAACAGGGACGAAACAGCTACCTCGAGTGGGAAGAGGAAGAAGCGCCCGATGAAGATGATTTCGAAGATTTTTAA